TCAGGATTTCTTTGCGGGATATTCGCCCGAACGGATTAATCCGGGTGATAAAGAACATACCGTTGAAAAAATATTAAAAGTAACCGCAGGTTCCACCCCAGAAATTGGCAGGGTGGTCGATGACCTTTATAAATCGGTGATCACCGCCGGAACGCATCTGGCACCCACCATTAAAGTCGCCGAAGCCGCCAAAGTCATTGAAAATTCTCAGCGCGATATCAATATTGCCTTTGTCAATGAACTGGCGAAAATATTTAACCTCATGGGCATCGATACGCAGGAGGTCTTGGTAGCCGCGGGCACGAAGTGGAATTTCCTTCCCTTTAAACCAGGCTTGGTGGGAGGACACTGTATTGGTGTTGATCCTTATTATCTGGCACAAAGAGCCCAGGAATTTGGCTACCATCCGGAAATTATTCTCGCCGGAAGAAGGCTGAATGATTCTATGGGGCAGTATGTGGCTTCCCAAGTGGTGAAAACCATGATCAAGAAAGATATTGCCGTTAATAATGCCAAAGTTTTAATGCTGGGAATTACTTTTAAAGAAAATTGCCCGGATGTTCGAAATACGAAAATTGTCGATGTTATTGCTGCTTTAGAAGATTATGGAATGCAGATTACTACTTATGATCCTTGGGCGAATGCCGACGAGGTACACCATGAATATGGTCTTGTAAGCAC
This DNA window, taken from Kaistella carnis, encodes the following:
- a CDS encoding nucleotide sugar dehydrogenase, producing MKHKISVIGLGYVGLPLARLFATKYNVVGFDINARRIQELRQGTDATLEVEDDILQAVLKENNSTENGLYVSHDLADIQDANIYIVTVPTPVDKNNKPDLTPLYKASETVGEVLQKGDVVIYESTVYPGATEEECIPVLEKVSGLKFNQDFFAGYSPERINPGDKEHTVEKILKVTAGSTPEIGRVVDDLYKSVITAGTHLAPTIKVAEAAKVIENSQRDINIAFVNELAKIFNLMGIDTQEVLVAAGTKWNFLPFKPGLVGGHCIGVDPYYLAQRAQEFGYHPEIILAGRRLNDSMGQYVASQVVKTMIKKDIAVNNAKVLMLGITFKENCPDVRNTKIVDVIAALEDYGMQITTYDPWANADEVHHEYGLVSTTEIPTDQFDAIVLGVAHNEFLALDLQALKKDKAIVYDVKGILENSDSKL